Proteins co-encoded in one Opitutus terrae PB90-1 genomic window:
- the mobF gene encoding MobF family relaxase produces the protein MITVGVIRNGATYLSRHLCKNDYWTEGEKRIEGEWIGKGAKALGLEGGVQTKVFDALRRNRHPETGEQLTAREDKDRVAFFDVQLSAPKDVSVLAMLGGDQRIVAAFHDSVKIALEEMERFAAVRERRGESRSSEDFRLTGNFAGALFFHDTSRDLDPQLHAHAVLSNATWDAERGEWFALQPAEMLRASGYLRQVLYRELAGRLRELGYETYGMNSTGFSVRGVEHLRERFSKRTRHIQQLAEEFAQKKGRKPTKREVEVLVRESRANKLPNVSTREVRARQRAELNPDEAAALADLVRTARAKAPGQRISHGQVVTVLEAALRHVFERSSVVREGEVLNAALELHPDFSRWRELREALQGRTDAIRSEGEMSLRPIHREETATIRRVVEGRNTRFPLGDATLLPERLTRGQLAAARALLANKDFLSVLVGDAGTGKTTVLTAIQDAHRAAGGQPFLPLTPTTRAREALVDAGFERADTVQRFLVSETLQAEAVRRVLLVDEAGLLSTEQLDRLTRIAQERRARVLLVGDTKQHYSVQRGDAMRNVIRNSGTPVVRLSEVLRQREEKDRHFSRLLAAGNVSDALLYAERRGMMRELGDDETLFTSAAEHYAENVAKGTETLVVIPFWEDIDRFSVHARTALRRRGLLGDAEVVREAVRPLTWTEEQKAHWDQYRVGDRLLFVRDTRFFKRGSAAVVKKILPDGLHVEGENERYAKITRKQRGSFDVGRAQMLPVAAGDRLLMRGREEEQGFANGDFRDVAAVDPIANRVFLSDGKELPADFRAWTYGHALTSYRSQGSTAEESLLVLGEVAEQALMRRQFYVGNTRYRGAHHIYVSHRDAIITRLARPDPGRQLATEFVRRHRIFPAERIAMGRLHRMGARMRDAWLSIAARWQETREVVREKMEI, from the coding sequence ATGATCACGGTCGGAGTCATTCGCAACGGCGCCACCTACCTGTCCCGCCATCTCTGCAAAAACGATTATTGGACGGAGGGAGAGAAAAGGATCGAGGGCGAATGGATTGGGAAAGGCGCCAAGGCACTGGGGCTCGAAGGTGGCGTTCAGACCAAGGTATTCGACGCACTCCGTCGAAATCGTCATCCGGAAACGGGAGAGCAACTGACGGCACGAGAGGATAAGGACAGGGTCGCGTTCTTCGACGTTCAGCTGTCGGCACCGAAAGACGTGAGCGTGCTCGCGATGCTCGGCGGCGATCAGCGCATCGTCGCCGCGTTTCACGACTCCGTGAAGATCGCGCTCGAGGAAATGGAGCGTTTCGCGGCGGTCCGTGAACGCCGGGGCGAGTCGCGGTCGAGCGAGGATTTCCGGCTCACGGGAAACTTCGCTGGCGCACTGTTCTTTCACGACACGAGTCGCGATCTCGATCCGCAATTGCACGCACACGCAGTCCTATCGAATGCGACCTGGGACGCGGAGCGCGGCGAATGGTTTGCGCTGCAACCGGCGGAGATGTTGCGGGCGTCGGGGTATCTGCGTCAGGTGCTCTATCGGGAGTTGGCAGGCCGGCTGCGGGAACTCGGCTACGAAACCTACGGAATGAACTCGACGGGCTTTTCCGTGCGAGGCGTCGAACACCTGCGCGAACGGTTTTCGAAGCGCACACGGCATATTCAACAACTGGCGGAAGAGTTCGCGCAGAAGAAGGGACGCAAGCCGACCAAGCGCGAGGTTGAGGTTCTTGTGCGTGAGTCCCGGGCGAACAAGCTGCCCAACGTGAGCACGCGCGAGGTGCGTGCGCGCCAACGCGCAGAGCTCAACCCGGACGAAGCAGCCGCGCTTGCGGACCTGGTGCGGACGGCGCGAGCAAAGGCACCCGGCCAGAGGATATCGCACGGACAGGTCGTGACGGTGCTGGAAGCGGCGTTGCGGCACGTATTCGAGCGCAGCAGCGTTGTGCGCGAAGGCGAGGTGCTGAACGCCGCGCTCGAACTCCATCCTGATTTTTCCCGGTGGCGCGAGTTGCGGGAGGCGCTGCAAGGCCGCACGGATGCGATCCGCAGCGAGGGCGAGATGAGCCTGCGGCCAATCCATCGCGAAGAGACGGCGACCATTCGTCGTGTCGTCGAAGGCCGCAACACGCGCTTCCCGCTCGGCGACGCAACGCTTCTTCCGGAGCGATTGACGCGCGGCCAGCTCGCCGCGGCGCGAGCGTTGCTCGCGAACAAGGATTTTCTGAGCGTGCTGGTTGGTGACGCCGGCACGGGCAAGACAACCGTGCTCACGGCGATTCAGGACGCGCATCGTGCCGCAGGTGGGCAACCGTTCCTCCCCCTGACTCCGACGACGCGGGCACGCGAAGCTTTGGTCGACGCCGGATTCGAGCGAGCGGACACGGTGCAGCGTTTCCTCGTGAGCGAAACGTTGCAGGCGGAGGCAGTGCGCCGGGTGTTGCTCGTGGACGAGGCGGGACTCCTCTCCACGGAACAGCTCGATCGTCTCACCCGCATTGCTCAGGAACGGCGCGCCCGCGTGCTCCTGGTCGGCGACACGAAACAGCATTACAGCGTCCAGCGCGGCGACGCCATGCGGAACGTGATCCGGAATTCAGGGACGCCGGTCGTCCGGCTGTCCGAGGTGTTGCGACAGCGCGAAGAGAAGGATCGCCACTTCAGTCGGCTGCTCGCGGCGGGGAATGTGTCGGATGCTTTGCTCTACGCGGAACGACGCGGGATGATGCGGGAGTTGGGCGATGACGAGACGTTGTTCACGAGCGCCGCCGAGCACTACGCCGAAAATGTGGCGAAGGGAACGGAGACGCTGGTCGTGATTCCGTTCTGGGAGGATATCGATCGTTTCAGCGTTCACGCGCGGACGGCGCTGCGGCGTCGCGGCCTGCTCGGGGACGCGGAGGTCGTGCGCGAAGCGGTGCGTCCGTTGACCTGGACGGAAGAGCAGAAGGCGCATTGGGACCAGTATCGCGTCGGTGACCGGCTGCTGTTCGTGCGAGACACGCGCTTCTTCAAGCGCGGGTCGGCGGCGGTGGTGAAAAAGATTCTGCCAGACGGGCTGCACGTCGAGGGAGAGAATGAGCGGTATGCGAAAATCACCCGGAAGCAGCGCGGGAGTTTCGATGTGGGCCGCGCGCAAATGTTGCCGGTGGCGGCCGGGGACCGGCTGCTGATGCGTGGGCGGGAAGAAGAGCAAGGTTTCGCGAATGGCGATTTCAGGGACGTGGCCGCGGTCGATCCCATCGCGAATCGCGTTTTCCTTTCGGACGGCAAGGAACTCCCGGCGGATTTCCGCGCGTGGACCTACGGACACGCACTCACTTCCTACCGTTCGCAAGGAAGCACGGCCGAAGAATCGTTGCTCGTGCTCGGCGAGGTCGCCGAACAAGCGCTCATGCGCCGGCAATTTTACGTCGGAAACACGCGATACCGGGGCGCTCACCATATCTACGTTTCACACCGGGATGCGATCATTACGCGGCTGGCGCGTCCTGATCCGGGGCGTCAGCTCGCAACAGAATTCGTGCGGCGCCACCGAATCTTTCCTGCCGAGCGGATCGCGATGGGACGATTGCATCGCATGGGTGCCCGCATGCGCGACGCATGGCTGAGCATAGCCGCCCGATGGCAGGAAACACGTGAGGTCGTTCGCGAGAAAATGGAGATCTAG
- a CDS encoding TrbI/VirB10 family protein, with the protein MNPRRLKNFLTSRFGMFLVFVAVLFGGLFVYGRNQAEQKQAARLAASAKKAEVGKVKVPLDEGLESGVPQQATVSDSAKENAGGRIVPFRPPPAPTPAPASAPERAQTEAPAREKPPRKVRYQTLLAAYVPPAPRHVDPEPPKRFLPYGTLLKCKLVNTVDSSNLETPVIAILLEDVWQNGQRVIPANTLVHGTAKAGRIRDRVSANGTWRFVWQDGRELAFNGVALDREYEHDIDGYGITDGSGGMKGRVLATDDLQELKMLASAALSGFARGTQDRTQTALGTTITGSVSNGVREGVGDVFDLYAQRTLREIEANGYFVRVPAGKEFYVYVTESVNPEKAKIAGTKVEATAAPTSASEAPTENGSRAKG; encoded by the coding sequence ATGAACCCGCGTAGACTGAAGAATTTTCTCACAAGCAGGTTCGGCATGTTCCTGGTGTTTGTTGCCGTCCTGTTCGGCGGATTGTTTGTCTACGGGCGCAACCAAGCGGAGCAAAAGCAGGCTGCGCGCCTCGCCGCATCAGCCAAAAAAGCCGAGGTCGGCAAAGTGAAAGTGCCGCTGGATGAAGGGCTGGAAAGCGGAGTGCCGCAGCAGGCGACGGTGAGTGACTCTGCGAAAGAAAATGCCGGCGGACGAATCGTCCCGTTTCGTCCGCCGCCGGCACCCACGCCGGCGCCAGCATCGGCTCCGGAACGCGCGCAGACTGAAGCGCCCGCCCGAGAGAAGCCGCCACGCAAGGTGCGCTATCAGACGTTACTCGCGGCTTACGTGCCGCCCGCGCCACGGCACGTCGATCCAGAGCCGCCGAAACGATTCCTCCCGTATGGCACGTTGCTGAAGTGCAAGTTGGTGAACACGGTCGACAGCTCGAATCTCGAAACACCTGTCATCGCGATCTTGTTGGAAGACGTATGGCAAAACGGGCAGCGCGTGATTCCGGCCAACACGCTCGTGCACGGCACCGCGAAAGCGGGGCGGATTCGCGACCGGGTGAGCGCCAACGGAACGTGGCGCTTTGTCTGGCAGGATGGACGGGAGCTCGCGTTCAACGGAGTCGCGCTCGACCGCGAATACGAGCACGACATCGACGGCTACGGAATCACGGATGGATCCGGAGGAATGAAAGGCCGGGTCCTTGCGACCGATGATCTGCAAGAACTGAAGATGCTCGCATCCGCCGCGCTGAGCGGATTCGCGCGCGGCACCCAGGACCGCACGCAAACGGCGCTCGGCACCACGATCACGGGCTCGGTCTCGAACGGCGTGCGCGAAGGCGTCGGCGACGTGTTCGATCTCTATGCGCAACGGACGCTGCGAGAGATCGAGGCAAATGGATACTTCGTCCGAGTGCCGGCGGGGAAGGAATTCTATGTTTACGTCACCGAATCCGTGAACCCCGAGAAGGCCAAGATCGCCGGGACGAAGGTCGAAGCGACCGCGGCGCCCACGTCCGCCTCGGAGGCTCCAACGGAGAACGGTTCGAGAGCGAAAGGATAA
- a CDS encoding YMGG-like glycine zipper-containing protein codes for MTALRRKSMMKGASMNRFLDNLAYAQPYIIGLLFMLVALLLTPGCATAGAETAGRTRNFATTATTTAVGAYVGAKEGNGKAKNAAVGASAGFVVGEAINYLSNKAQREAYLAGYEKGQSNAVKQQYWVARENQRAATDDGFEEALYEVSIPQTDRDGVRREPTTRVIRVVLPKEES; via the coding sequence ATGACGGCATTGCGCCGGAAAAGCATGATGAAAGGAGCAAGTATGAACCGATTCCTGGACAATCTCGCCTACGCGCAGCCCTACATCATCGGGCTGTTGTTCATGTTGGTGGCCCTTCTTTTGACCCCGGGATGCGCCACGGCAGGAGCCGAGACCGCAGGTCGCACACGCAACTTCGCGACGACCGCGACGACGACGGCAGTGGGTGCCTACGTCGGTGCGAAGGAGGGAAACGGCAAAGCGAAAAACGCCGCGGTTGGCGCGTCGGCAGGCTTTGTCGTCGGCGAGGCGATCAATTACCTCAGCAACAAGGCGCAGCGTGAAGCTTACCTCGCGGGCTATGAGAAAGGGCAATCGAACGCCGTGAAACAGCAGTATTGGGTTGCGCGCGAAAATCAGCGAGCTGCGACCGATGATGGCTTCGAGGAAGCGCTTTACGAGGTCAGCATACCCCAGACGGACCGCGACGGTGTGCGCCGGGAACCGACCACGCGCGTGATTCGCGTGGTGTTACCGAAGGAGGAGTCATGA
- a CDS encoding AAA family ATPase: MSATNPTIERLRTLPARLQELVIGQETAVATVCERLQHGELGLTTPGRPKASFLFLGPTGVGKTELSLQFTHDLLGPNKFVRLDMSEYQTKESVVLLLGKSAKKQGRIAEGHDTCGGIGTLLFDEIEKAHREVLDVLLQLLDAGRLTTGANRVLDFSRWYIVLTSNIGAQRIMAMRKSKYETMERLVRQDAQRELRPEILGRITASIVFDKLGYDIQCRIAEGMVQRELSSHRARGYLMNAGAGVLEAIIQRGYNDRLGARPMRDAVELLVRNALSENLLNGGRGIGELRGHPTGTKLELLPTATAAAA; encoded by the coding sequence ATGAGCGCGACGAACCCAACAATCGAAAGACTCCGCACGCTGCCTGCCCGTCTGCAAGAGCTGGTCATCGGTCAGGAGACGGCGGTTGCGACCGTGTGCGAGCGGCTTCAGCATGGAGAACTCGGCCTCACCACGCCCGGTCGGCCGAAGGCGAGTTTTCTCTTTCTCGGGCCGACAGGGGTCGGGAAAACCGAACTCTCGTTGCAGTTCACGCATGACCTCCTCGGGCCGAACAAATTTGTCCGACTGGACATGTCGGAATACCAGACGAAGGAAAGTGTCGTATTGCTCCTGGGAAAGTCGGCGAAAAAGCAGGGGCGGATTGCTGAAGGTCACGACACGTGCGGCGGCATCGGCACGCTGTTGTTCGACGAGATCGAAAAGGCCCATCGCGAAGTGCTGGACGTGTTGCTGCAACTCCTCGATGCGGGACGCCTTACGACAGGCGCGAACCGCGTCCTGGATTTTTCGCGCTGGTATATCGTCCTCACGAGCAACATCGGGGCGCAACGCATCATGGCCATGAGGAAGTCGAAATACGAGACGATGGAGCGGCTCGTGCGGCAGGATGCGCAACGGGAACTGCGTCCCGAAATCCTCGGGCGCATCACAGCCTCCATTGTCTTCGACAAGCTCGGTTACGACATCCAATGCCGTATCGCCGAAGGAATGGTTCAGCGCGAACTCAGCTCGCACCGCGCGCGCGGCTACCTGATGAACGCAGGCGCCGGGGTGCTCGAAGCGATCATCCAGCGCGGCTACAATGACCGCTTGGGCGCGCGGCCGATGCGTGACGCGGTGGAGCTGCTGGTGCGCAACGCCCTTTCGGAGAATTTACTCAACGGAGGTCGCGGGATCGGTGAGCTGCGAGGCCACCCGACCGGAACCAAACTGGAATTGCTGCCGACCGCGACGGCAGCGGCAGCATGA
- a CDS encoding DUF4133 domain-containing protein — MTGNSAWYLLGSAGVSLLIVVVLWGMLGLSLFLCVFLGIVLCGLSLAYVFVLKNNRPQHYDTDFFEMALVEAGVMPVAFGPRAKRPPNPFRAEETIELRHESEENAPRKSKTAQRSPSPQPHAGRPHTTSNSGALVGRTTRTNGASGEDTVATVPLVAFERLQAELNDTAAMLEDALADGEEEHV; from the coding sequence ATGACGGGGAATTCCGCCTGGTATCTTCTGGGGTCGGCCGGCGTAAGCCTGCTGATCGTGGTCGTGCTGTGGGGAATGTTGGGACTGTCGCTGTTCCTGTGCGTCTTCCTCGGAATCGTGCTGTGCGGTCTGTCTCTGGCGTATGTGTTCGTCCTGAAAAACAATCGTCCGCAGCATTACGACACCGACTTCTTCGAAATGGCGTTGGTTGAGGCGGGCGTGATGCCGGTGGCGTTTGGGCCCCGCGCGAAGCGCCCGCCGAATCCCTTCCGCGCGGAGGAAACAATCGAGCTCCGTCACGAATCTGAGGAAAACGCACCACGGAAATCGAAGACGGCGCAACGGAGTCCTTCCCCGCAACCGCACGCCGGCAGGCCACACACGACGTCGAATTCAGGGGCGCTGGTCGGTCGGACGACTCGAACAAACGGGGCATCTGGTGAGGATACGGTGGCGACGGTGCCGCTCGTTGCGTTCGAGCGCTTGCAGGCGGAGCTAAACGACACTGCGGCGATGTTGGAGGATGCGTTGGCTGACGGTGAAGAGGAGCACGTATGA